The Phaenicophaeus curvirostris isolate KB17595 chromosome 25, BPBGC_Pcur_1.0, whole genome shotgun sequence genome has a segment encoding these proteins:
- the PHLDB1 gene encoding pleckstrin homology-like domain family B member 1 isoform X12 gives MLGGVFPPLNPENMGTLPRRVPLGTRDRIQWQQPVPEGAWRLRAGTMEAPGRAPASPTRRVQTIIQNSPLDLIDTGKGLKVQTEKPHLVSLGSGRLSTAITLLPLEEGRTTVGTAATDVVLQGPGLAPQHCYIENERGTLTLHPCGNACAIDGVEIQRPTRLTQGCTICLGQATFLRFNHPAEAKWMKSMIPAGGRNPPASFGLTAKPEALVNGSRQPAERGRPSHSNLVSSIEKDLQDIMDSLVLDEPASPGSKKPPARGRSPLSPMVNGGGRCLLSPPPSPGTASGGSSYENASPAFSPLSSPSGGCTSPSPSSSQEQGPAVPPLIPLRSSSYNHAVQPPQRPPGGGPGEPWPPERLGDPRAGSPRLAPRAAPRARAALQDRPPSPFREARDPQVPSRQPLSRAAPESPRAARRNVESMRELPPLSPSLSRRAPSPRAAPDAPSPQPRLGREVPGSPRARRKGLEDPRGAGSPSPPLPPETPARRPSFGSCLSPAYGLGSPAVPSPRQSPRVPRKMLGDSQLPAGPRERKNSITEISDNEDELLEYHRRQRQERVREQEMERLERQRLETILNLCAEYTKSDGTEPGDADAGRRLPRGAGAAGRGVEELRQRESLERSDEENLKEECSSTESTHHEHEELAGPRAREAQRLEEERAGILGRLDQLKGRVKELEQQLQETTREAEMERALLQGERESEAARLRQEQELAQQLQEKLSSLDSSIWKERDKERAKIDAERKELEHLRALYHESKSHLAQCPESMREQLRERMRREAEALETEAKLFEDLEFQQLERESRLEEEREARGQQLLQSRAECHRSIARRKERVAALDAQAAQIRLQSTQEAERLARERNSVLQLLQKEKEKLMSLERRYQLVTGSRSFPKTSSALREMEQQPPVGPAWLPALDLEKWYQEVMAGFETSSSSVSPPSSPPPLPAKAHSSHKPLQVYRAKMEGDTGALTPRMKSGTPSSSQLNLSVLGRSPSPKLSACPPAQGPPSPAGSLPRNLAATLHDIETKRQLALQQKAEPLPAEPLQPGNLPGQQVIEEQKRRLAELKQKAAAEAQSQWEALHGQPPFPTTFPQLVHHSILHHHRPHGAGPRAEELDHAYDTLSLESSDSLETSISTGNNSACSPDNISSASGMEVGKIEEMEKMLKEAHAEKSRLMESREREMELRRLALEDERRRREQLERRLQDETARRQKLVEKEVKLREKHFSQARPLTRYLPIRKEDFNLRLHIESSGHNVDTCYHVILTEKMCKGYLVKMGGKIKSWKKRWFVFDRMKRTLSYYVDKHETKLKGVIYFQAIEEVYYDHLRSAAKSPNPALTFCVKTHDRLYYMVAPSAEAMRIWMDAIVTGAEGYTQFMS, from the exons ATGCTGGGTGGCGTGTTCCCCCCTCTAAACCCAGAGAACATGGGCACGCTGCCGCGGAGGGTCCCTCTTGGCACCCGGGATAGGATCCAGTGGCAG CAGCCTGTGCCTGAGGGTGCCTGGCGTCTCCGAGCGGGCACCATGGAGGCTCCCGGCAGggcccctgccagccccacacGCAGGGTCCAGACCATCATCCAG AACAGCCCCTTGGACCTGATCGACACGGGGAAAGGGCTGAAGGTGCAGACGGAGAAGCCGCACCTGGTGAGCCTGGGCAGCGGGCGGCTCAGCACGGCAATCACGCTCCTGCCCCTGGAGGAAG GGAGGACCACGGTGGGCACGGCCGCCACGGACGTCGTCCTGCAGGGCCCCGGCCTGGCGCCCCAGCACTGCTACATCGAGAACGAGCGGGGCACGCTCACCCTGCACCCCTGCGGCAACGCCTGCGCCATCGACGGTGTCGAGATCCAGCGGCCCACGCGCCTCACCCAGG GGTGCACCATCTGCCTGGGCCAGGCCACCTTCCTCCGCTTCAACCACCCTGCTGAGGCCAAGTGGATGAAGAGCATGATCCCGGCGGGAGGCAGGAACCCGCCGGCGTCCTTCGGGCTGACAGCAA AGCCCGAGGCCCTGGTGAACGGCAGCCGCCAGCCGGCTGAGCGCGGGCGCCCCAGCCACAGCAACTTGGTCAGCTCCATCGAGAAGGACCTGCAGGACATCATGGACTCGCTGGTGCTGGACGAGCCGGCGTCCCCTGGCAGCAAGAAGCCACCTGCCCGCGGCCgctcccccttgtcccccatgGTGAACGGGGGTGGCCGTTGCCTCCTGTCCCCCCCGCccagccctggcacagcctcGGGGGGCTCCAGCTACGAGAAcgcctccccagccttctccccgcTCTCCTCGCCCAGCGGTGGCTGCACCAGCCCCTcgcccagcagcagccaggagcagggGCCGGCCGTGCCCCCCCTCATCCCGCTCCGCTCCTCCAGCTACAACCACGCCGTGCAGCCCCCGCAGCGCCCGCCCGGAGGGGGTCCCGGTGAGCCTTGGCCACCCGAGAGGCTGGGGGACCCCCGGGCAGGCAGCCCCCGGCTGGCACCCAGAGCAGCTCCGCGGGCacgggcagccctgcaggatcGGCCCCCCAGCCCGTTTCGGGAGGCGCGGGACCCCCAAGTCCCCAGCCGGCAGCCCCTCAGCAGGGCGGCCCCGGAGAGCCCGCGGGCGGCTCGCAGGAACGTGGAGAGCATGCGGGAGCTGCCCCCGCTGAGCCCCAGCTTGTCGCGCCGGGCACCCAGTCCCCGAGCGGCCCCCGacgccccctccccgcagccccggctGGGCAGGGAGGTGCCCGGCAGCCCCCGTGCCAGGCGCAAGGGGCTGGAGGATCCCAGGGGTGCCGGGAGCCCTTCGCCCCCGCTGCCGCCGGAGACCCCGGCACGCCGCCCCAGCTTCGGCTCCTGCCTGAGCCCCGCGTACGGGCTGGGCTCCCCGGCCGTGCCCTCGCCCCGCCAGAGCCCCCGCGTCCCCAGGAAGATGTTGGGGGACTCCCAGCTGCCAGCGGGGCCTCGGGAGCGCAAGAACAGCATCACTGAGATCAGTGACAACGAGGATGAGCTGCTGGAATACCACCGGCGGCAGCGGCAGGAGCGAGTGCGGGAGCAGGAGATGGAGCGCCTG GAGCGGCAGCGCTTGGAGACCATCCTGAATCTCTGCGCCGAGTACACCAAGAGCGACGGCACCGAGCCGGGTGACGCGGATGCTGGCCGGCGGCTGCCCAGGGGAGCCGGGGCTGCGGGCCGAGGCGTCGAGGAGCTGCGGCAGAGGGAGAGTCTGGAGAGGTCGGACGAGGAGAACCTGAAGGAGGAGTGCAGCAGCACTGAGAGCACCCACCACGAG CACGAGGAGCTGGCTGGACCCCGCGCCAGGGAGGCTCAGCGGCTGGAGGAGGAGCGCGCCGGCATCCTCGGCCGCCTGGACCAGCTGAAGGGCCGTGTcaaggagctggagcagcagctgcaggagacgACGCGAGAG GCAGAGATGGAGCGGGCGCTGCTGCAGGGCGAGCGGGAGTCGGAGGCGGCGCGGCTGCGGCAGGAGCAGGAGTTGgcgcagcagctgcaggagaagctCTCCAGCCTGGACAGCAGCATCTGGAAGGAGCGGGACAAG gaaagggcaaagattgatgcTGAAAGGAAGGAGCTAGAGCACCTCCGGGCACTTTACCATGAATCGAAGAGCCACCTTGCTCAGTGCCCCGAGTCAATGCGGGAGCAGTTGCGGGAGCGGATGCGAAGG GAGGCGGAGGCGCTGGAGACGGAGGCCAAGCTGTTTGAGGACCTGGAGTTCCAGCAGCTGGAGCGGGAGAGCCGCCTCGAGGAGGAGCGGGAGGCGCGgggacagcagctcctgcagagccgGGCTGAGTGCCACCGCAGCATCGCCCGCAGGAAG GAGCGAGTGGCCGCGCTGGATGCGCAGGCTGCCCAGATCCGACTGCAGAGCACCCAGGAGGCTGAGCGCCTGGCCAGGGAGAGGAACAGcgtcctgcagctcctgcagaag gagaaggagaagctcATGTCTCTGGAGAGGCGATACCAGCTCGTCACCGGCAGCAGGAGCTTCCCCAAAACATCCTCAGCTCTCAGGGAG ATGGAGCAGCAGCCACCGGTGGGCCCCGCTTGGCTCCCGGCTCTTGATTTAGAGAAGTGGTACCAGGAGGTCATGGCTGGCTTTGAGACCTCCTCTTCTTCtgtctctcctccttcttcccctcctccacttCCAGCTAAAGCTCACTCCTCTCACAAGCCTCTCCAG GTCTATCGTGCCAAAATGGAGGGAGACACCGGTGCCCTCACCCCTCGGATGAAGAGTGGGACCCCCTCATCCTCCCAACTCAACCTCTCCGTGCTGGGGCGCAGCCCCTCGCCCAAG CTGAGTGCCTGCCCTCCTGCCCAgggccccccgagccccgcggGCAGCCTGCCCCGCAACCTGGCCGCCACGCTGCATGACATCGAGACCAAGCGCCAGCTGGCCCTGCAGCAGAAGG CCGAGCCGCTCCCAGCAGAGCCCTTGCAACCGGGCAATCTACCAG GTCAGCAGGTGATCGAGGAGCAGAAGCGGCGACTGGCGGAGctgaagcagaaagcagccGCCGAGGCTCAGTCCCAGTGGGAAGCCCTGCACGGGCAGCCTCCCTTCCCCACCACCTTCCCCCAGCTCGTGCATCATTCCATCCTCCACCACCACCGTCCCCACGGCGCCGGGCCCCGCGCCGAGGAGCTGGACCACGCATACGACACCCTCAGCCTGGAGAGCTCGGACAGCCTGGAGACCAGCATCTCCACCGGCAACAACTCTGCCTGCTCGCCCGACAACATCTCCAG CGCCAGCgggatggaggtggggaagatcgaggagatggagaagatgctGAAGGAGGCCCACGCCGAGAAGTCGCGGCTGATGGAGTCCCGG GAGCGTGAGATGGAGCTGCGGAGGCTGGCACTGGAGGACGAGCGCCGGCGTCGGGAGCAGCTGGAACGCCGTCTGCAGGATGAGACCGCGCGGCGACAGAagctggtggagaaggaggTCAAGCTGCGGGAGAAACACTTCTCGCAG GCTCGTCCCCTGACGCGGTACCTGCCCATCCGCAAGGAGGATTTCAACCTGCGGCTCCACATTGAGTCCTCGGGCCACAACGTGGACACCTGCTACCACGTCATCCTGACGGAGAAGATGTGCAAGGGCTACCTGGTCAAGATGGGGGGGAAGATCAAGTCTTGGAAGAAGCGCTGGTTCGTCTTTGACCGCATGAAGCGCACTCTCTCCTACTACGTGG ATAAACACGAGACGAAGCTGAAGGGCGTCATCTACTTCCAAGCCATCGAAGAGGTTTACTACGACCACCTCCGCAGCGCGGCCAAG AGCCCCAACCCCGCCCTCACTTTCTGCGTCAAGACCCACGACCGCCTCTACTACATGGTGGCCCCCTCGGCCGAGGCCATGCGCATCTGGATGGACGCCATCGTCACCGGCGCCGAGGGCTACACGCAGTTCATGAGCTGA
- the PHLDB1 gene encoding pleckstrin homology-like domain family B member 1 isoform X1 — protein MLGGVFPPLNPENMGTLPRRVPLGTRDRIQWQQPVPEGAWRLRAGTMEAPGRAPASPTRRVQTIIQNSPLDLIDTGKGLKVQTEKPHLVSLGSGRLSTAITLLPLEEGRTTVGTAATDVVLQGPGLAPQHCYIENERGTLTLHPCGNACAIDGVEIQRPTRLTQGCTICLGQATFLRFNHPAEAKWMKSMIPAGGRNPPASFGLTAKPEALVNGSRQPAERGRPSHSNLVSSIEKDLQDIMDSLVLDEPASPGSKKPPARGRSPLSPMVNGGGRCLLSPPPSPGTASGGSSYENASPAFSPLSSPSGGCTSPSPSSSQEQGPAVPPLIPLRSSSYNHAVQPPQRPPGGGPGEPWPPERLGDPRAGSPRLAPRAAPRARAALQDRPPSPFREARDPQVPSRQPLSRAAPESPRAARRNVESMRELPPLSPSLSRRAPSPRAAPDAPSPQPRLGREVPGSPRARRKGLEDPRGAGSPSPPLPPETPARRPSFGSCLSPAYGLGSPAVPSPRQSPRVPRKMLGDSQLPAGPRERKNSITEISDNEDELLEYHRRQRQERVREQEMERLERQRLETILNLCAEYTKSDGTEPGDADAGRRLPRGAGAAGRGVEELRQRESLERSDEENLKEECSSTESTHHEHEELAGPRAREAQRLEEERAGILGRLDQLKGRVKELEQQLQETTREAEMERALLQGERESEAARLRQEQELAQQLQEKLSSLDSSIWKERDKERAKIDAERKELEHLRALYHESKSHLAQCPESMREQLRERMRREAEALETEAKLFEDLEFQQLERESRLEEEREARGQQLLQSRAECHRSIARRKERVAALDAQAAQIRLQSTQEAERLARERNSVLQLLQKEKEKLMSLERRYQLVTGSRSFPKTSSALREETLHISEPFELLEGAKPLSPLPAAAASLASPATRSYPKAQEEYMRLSDVFRFCSNAHGPSLDTKASAAAPAAAQRSFLLAVPPAADEYVTVEQLSGILGGLRAPAASPPGCTPPAPSFSGCAAPSSLASHSSPSISAEMEQQPPVGPAWLPALDLEKWYQEVMAGFETSSSSVSPPSSPPPLPAKAHSSHKPLQVYRAKMEGDTGALTPRMKSGTPSSSQLNLSVLGRSPSPKLSACPPAQGPPSPAGSLPRNLAATLHDIETKRQLALQQKAEPLPAEPLQPGNLPGQQVIEEQKRRLAELKQKAAAEAQSQWEALHGQPPFPTTFPQLVHHSILHHHRPHGAGPRAEELDHAYDTLSLESSDSLETSISTGNNSACSPDNISSASGMEVGKIEEMEKMLKEAHAEKSRLMESREREMELRRLALEDERRRREQLERRLQDETARRQKLVEKEVKLREKHFSQARPLTRYLPIRKEDFNLRLHIESSGHNVDTCYHVILTEKMCKGYLVKMGGKIKSWKKRWFVFDRMKRTLSYYVDKHETKLKGVIYFQAIEEVYYDHLRSAAKSPNPALTFCVKTHDRLYYMVAPSAEAMRIWMDAIVTGAEGYTQFMS, from the exons ATGCTGGGTGGCGTGTTCCCCCCTCTAAACCCAGAGAACATGGGCACGCTGCCGCGGAGGGTCCCTCTTGGCACCCGGGATAGGATCCAGTGGCAG CAGCCTGTGCCTGAGGGTGCCTGGCGTCTCCGAGCGGGCACCATGGAGGCTCCCGGCAGggcccctgccagccccacacGCAGGGTCCAGACCATCATCCAG AACAGCCCCTTGGACCTGATCGACACGGGGAAAGGGCTGAAGGTGCAGACGGAGAAGCCGCACCTGGTGAGCCTGGGCAGCGGGCGGCTCAGCACGGCAATCACGCTCCTGCCCCTGGAGGAAG GGAGGACCACGGTGGGCACGGCCGCCACGGACGTCGTCCTGCAGGGCCCCGGCCTGGCGCCCCAGCACTGCTACATCGAGAACGAGCGGGGCACGCTCACCCTGCACCCCTGCGGCAACGCCTGCGCCATCGACGGTGTCGAGATCCAGCGGCCCACGCGCCTCACCCAGG GGTGCACCATCTGCCTGGGCCAGGCCACCTTCCTCCGCTTCAACCACCCTGCTGAGGCCAAGTGGATGAAGAGCATGATCCCGGCGGGAGGCAGGAACCCGCCGGCGTCCTTCGGGCTGACAGCAA AGCCCGAGGCCCTGGTGAACGGCAGCCGCCAGCCGGCTGAGCGCGGGCGCCCCAGCCACAGCAACTTGGTCAGCTCCATCGAGAAGGACCTGCAGGACATCATGGACTCGCTGGTGCTGGACGAGCCGGCGTCCCCTGGCAGCAAGAAGCCACCTGCCCGCGGCCgctcccccttgtcccccatgGTGAACGGGGGTGGCCGTTGCCTCCTGTCCCCCCCGCccagccctggcacagcctcGGGGGGCTCCAGCTACGAGAAcgcctccccagccttctccccgcTCTCCTCGCCCAGCGGTGGCTGCACCAGCCCCTcgcccagcagcagccaggagcagggGCCGGCCGTGCCCCCCCTCATCCCGCTCCGCTCCTCCAGCTACAACCACGCCGTGCAGCCCCCGCAGCGCCCGCCCGGAGGGGGTCCCGGTGAGCCTTGGCCACCCGAGAGGCTGGGGGACCCCCGGGCAGGCAGCCCCCGGCTGGCACCCAGAGCAGCTCCGCGGGCacgggcagccctgcaggatcGGCCCCCCAGCCCGTTTCGGGAGGCGCGGGACCCCCAAGTCCCCAGCCGGCAGCCCCTCAGCAGGGCGGCCCCGGAGAGCCCGCGGGCGGCTCGCAGGAACGTGGAGAGCATGCGGGAGCTGCCCCCGCTGAGCCCCAGCTTGTCGCGCCGGGCACCCAGTCCCCGAGCGGCCCCCGacgccccctccccgcagccccggctGGGCAGGGAGGTGCCCGGCAGCCCCCGTGCCAGGCGCAAGGGGCTGGAGGATCCCAGGGGTGCCGGGAGCCCTTCGCCCCCGCTGCCGCCGGAGACCCCGGCACGCCGCCCCAGCTTCGGCTCCTGCCTGAGCCCCGCGTACGGGCTGGGCTCCCCGGCCGTGCCCTCGCCCCGCCAGAGCCCCCGCGTCCCCAGGAAGATGTTGGGGGACTCCCAGCTGCCAGCGGGGCCTCGGGAGCGCAAGAACAGCATCACTGAGATCAGTGACAACGAGGATGAGCTGCTGGAATACCACCGGCGGCAGCGGCAGGAGCGAGTGCGGGAGCAGGAGATGGAGCGCCTG GAGCGGCAGCGCTTGGAGACCATCCTGAATCTCTGCGCCGAGTACACCAAGAGCGACGGCACCGAGCCGGGTGACGCGGATGCTGGCCGGCGGCTGCCCAGGGGAGCCGGGGCTGCGGGCCGAGGCGTCGAGGAGCTGCGGCAGAGGGAGAGTCTGGAGAGGTCGGACGAGGAGAACCTGAAGGAGGAGTGCAGCAGCACTGAGAGCACCCACCACGAG CACGAGGAGCTGGCTGGACCCCGCGCCAGGGAGGCTCAGCGGCTGGAGGAGGAGCGCGCCGGCATCCTCGGCCGCCTGGACCAGCTGAAGGGCCGTGTcaaggagctggagcagcagctgcaggagacgACGCGAGAG GCAGAGATGGAGCGGGCGCTGCTGCAGGGCGAGCGGGAGTCGGAGGCGGCGCGGCTGCGGCAGGAGCAGGAGTTGgcgcagcagctgcaggagaagctCTCCAGCCTGGACAGCAGCATCTGGAAGGAGCGGGACAAG gaaagggcaaagattgatgcTGAAAGGAAGGAGCTAGAGCACCTCCGGGCACTTTACCATGAATCGAAGAGCCACCTTGCTCAGTGCCCCGAGTCAATGCGGGAGCAGTTGCGGGAGCGGATGCGAAGG GAGGCGGAGGCGCTGGAGACGGAGGCCAAGCTGTTTGAGGACCTGGAGTTCCAGCAGCTGGAGCGGGAGAGCCGCCTCGAGGAGGAGCGGGAGGCGCGgggacagcagctcctgcagagccgGGCTGAGTGCCACCGCAGCATCGCCCGCAGGAAG GAGCGAGTGGCCGCGCTGGATGCGCAGGCTGCCCAGATCCGACTGCAGAGCACCCAGGAGGCTGAGCGCCTGGCCAGGGAGAGGAACAGcgtcctgcagctcctgcagaag gagaaggagaagctcATGTCTCTGGAGAGGCGATACCAGCTCGTCACCGGCAGCAGGAGCTTCCCCAAAACATCCTCAGCTCTCAGGGAG GAGACCCTCCACATCTCAGAGCCTTTTGAGCTGTTGGAGGGAGCTAAGCCCCTGAGccccctgccagcagcagctgcctccttAGCTTCTCCTGCCACCCGCTCCTACCCCAAGGCACAAGAG GAGTACATGAGGCTGTCTGACGTTTTCAGGTTCTGCAGCAATGCTCACGGCCCCAGCCTGGACACTaaagcttctgctgctgcccctgctgccGCTCAGCGCTCTTTCTTGCTTGCTGTACCTCCCGCAGCTGACGAG TACGTAACCGTTGAGCAGCTCTCGGGCATCCTGGGTGGCCTCCGTGCCCCTGCTGCTTCCCCACCGGGCTGCACCCCTCCAGCACCTTCATTCTCAGGCTGCGCTGCTCCTTCTTCTCTTGCATCTCACTCTTCTCCCTCCATCTCTGCAGAG ATGGAGCAGCAGCCACCGGTGGGCCCCGCTTGGCTCCCGGCTCTTGATTTAGAGAAGTGGTACCAGGAGGTCATGGCTGGCTTTGAGACCTCCTCTTCTTCtgtctctcctccttcttcccctcctccacttCCAGCTAAAGCTCACTCCTCTCACAAGCCTCTCCAG GTCTATCGTGCCAAAATGGAGGGAGACACCGGTGCCCTCACCCCTCGGATGAAGAGTGGGACCCCCTCATCCTCCCAACTCAACCTCTCCGTGCTGGGGCGCAGCCCCTCGCCCAAG CTGAGTGCCTGCCCTCCTGCCCAgggccccccgagccccgcggGCAGCCTGCCCCGCAACCTGGCCGCCACGCTGCATGACATCGAGACCAAGCGCCAGCTGGCCCTGCAGCAGAAGG CCGAGCCGCTCCCAGCAGAGCCCTTGCAACCGGGCAATCTACCAG GTCAGCAGGTGATCGAGGAGCAGAAGCGGCGACTGGCGGAGctgaagcagaaagcagccGCCGAGGCTCAGTCCCAGTGGGAAGCCCTGCACGGGCAGCCTCCCTTCCCCACCACCTTCCCCCAGCTCGTGCATCATTCCATCCTCCACCACCACCGTCCCCACGGCGCCGGGCCCCGCGCCGAGGAGCTGGACCACGCATACGACACCCTCAGCCTGGAGAGCTCGGACAGCCTGGAGACCAGCATCTCCACCGGCAACAACTCTGCCTGCTCGCCCGACAACATCTCCAG CGCCAGCgggatggaggtggggaagatcgaggagatggagaagatgctGAAGGAGGCCCACGCCGAGAAGTCGCGGCTGATGGAGTCCCGG GAGCGTGAGATGGAGCTGCGGAGGCTGGCACTGGAGGACGAGCGCCGGCGTCGGGAGCAGCTGGAACGCCGTCTGCAGGATGAGACCGCGCGGCGACAGAagctggtggagaaggaggTCAAGCTGCGGGAGAAACACTTCTCGCAG GCTCGTCCCCTGACGCGGTACCTGCCCATCCGCAAGGAGGATTTCAACCTGCGGCTCCACATTGAGTCCTCGGGCCACAACGTGGACACCTGCTACCACGTCATCCTGACGGAGAAGATGTGCAAGGGCTACCTGGTCAAGATGGGGGGGAAGATCAAGTCTTGGAAGAAGCGCTGGTTCGTCTTTGACCGCATGAAGCGCACTCTCTCCTACTACGTGG ATAAACACGAGACGAAGCTGAAGGGCGTCATCTACTTCCAAGCCATCGAAGAGGTTTACTACGACCACCTCCGCAGCGCGGCCAAG AGCCCCAACCCCGCCCTCACTTTCTGCGTCAAGACCCACGACCGCCTCTACTACATGGTGGCCCCCTCGGCCGAGGCCATGCGCATCTGGATGGACGCCATCGTCACCGGCGCCGAGGGCTACACGCAGTTCATGAGCTGA